In Paraburkholderia bryophila, a single genomic region encodes these proteins:
- a CDS encoding DUF5677 domain-containing protein, translating to MTKPEAARAAATTILDSFEDLLGQANVADSGEARIGASLILTIFEQFRSALCLIDAGYSSHAAGPIRSMLEGVADLVNLSKDSGYLNQLHFENARNNVVLFDELLRLKDVPEDMKEKVGEWREIEKPIRNKLAKDGHQKMDLAQKMRDGGIGDAYAQYRILCGMVHTSITSLIARHAGRERLTELGYCRPAEPDVIGMLLLIAVDLLVRAGSELHSFTDLTEDEVNAVAEEAKRVWAAVDADEGA from the coding sequence ATGACAAAGCCTGAAGCGGCGCGCGCCGCCGCGACGACGATACTTGATAGCTTCGAAGACCTGCTTGGGCAGGCGAACGTCGCAGATTCCGGCGAGGCGCGCATTGGCGCTAGTCTTATTCTGACAATATTCGAACAGTTCCGCTCGGCTTTGTGCCTTATTGATGCCGGTTATTCCAGCCATGCGGCGGGGCCGATCCGCTCGATGCTTGAAGGCGTCGCCGACCTCGTGAATCTCTCGAAGGACTCGGGCTATCTCAATCAATTGCACTTCGAGAACGCGCGAAACAATGTCGTGCTGTTCGATGAGCTTCTGCGCCTGAAGGACGTGCCAGAAGATATGAAAGAGAAGGTCGGCGAGTGGCGGGAAATCGAAAAGCCCATTCGCAACAAGCTCGCAAAGGACGGGCATCAAAAAATGGACCTCGCGCAGAAGATGCGAGACGGCGGTATCGGCGACGCCTACGCGCAATACCGCATCCTGTGCGGAATGGTTCACACGAGCATTACGAGCCTTATTGCGCGTCACGCAGGCCGCGAGCGGCTGACTGAACTCGGATATTGCCGCCCGGCAGAACCGGACGTAATCGGAATGCTGCTGCTGATTGCGGTCGATCTTCTTGTGCGGGCCGGGTCGGAACTGCATAGCTTTACCGACCTGACCGAAGACGAGGTAAACGCCGTCGCGGAAGAGGCGAAGCGAGTATGGGCGGCGGTTGATGCAGATGAGGGCGCGTGA